Proteins from one Fuerstiella sp. genomic window:
- a CDS encoding bifunctional folylpolyglutamate synthase/dihydrofolate synthase, with amino-acid sequence MTRILSDTTQSYKDAVRWIYERIDYERIPPVQVSPHFQLERVRRQLALIGSPQERIPAVHIAGTKGKGSTAAMVDSIMRASRIRCGLFTSPHIELFEERMAVDGCHPKPAELTFLVTELQQCLETADSELQRDPPTYFEVATLLAWMYFDRQQAELVVLETGLGGRLDCTNVCSPVVTVITNISLDHTSVLGHTLEEIAFEKAGIIKPGVPLITGVNQPQVVELCDRRAETLNAPRVRLERELQVVVRSSFRNGQIVSVTTPHQQHESLELTLTGTHQAKNAALAVAVADHLSTSDARITTSTIRCGLQQTVWPLRFEVIPGLPVIILDAAHNPAAAVAVIDTLNNGLWPERPRVLVFGASRDKDVRKMLAVLLPHFDHAILTLIRSSPRSCPTKELTAMAADIRSPTTIQTAESAEKSLQLAQSAAGSAGLICVTGSVFLAAECHGCQPGHGNSDRSNTNP; translated from the coding sequence ATGACACGGATCCTGTCCGATACAACGCAGTCCTACAAAGATGCGGTCCGCTGGATCTACGAAAGAATTGATTACGAACGTATCCCTCCGGTTCAGGTGTCGCCTCACTTTCAGCTTGAACGTGTGCGCCGCCAACTGGCGTTGATCGGTTCTCCCCAGGAACGCATTCCGGCTGTGCATATTGCCGGAACCAAGGGCAAAGGATCGACGGCTGCCATGGTCGACTCCATCATGCGAGCATCCCGAATCCGATGCGGGCTGTTTACATCGCCTCACATTGAACTGTTTGAGGAACGAATGGCGGTTGACGGCTGCCACCCCAAACCGGCTGAACTCACATTTCTCGTTACAGAACTGCAGCAATGTCTGGAAACAGCCGACAGTGAACTGCAAAGGGATCCGCCGACGTACTTCGAAGTTGCAACGTTGCTGGCATGGATGTACTTCGACCGTCAGCAGGCCGAACTTGTCGTTCTGGAAACAGGACTGGGAGGCCGTCTGGACTGTACCAACGTCTGCAGTCCTGTGGTAACCGTCATCACCAACATCAGTCTCGACCATACCTCAGTTCTTGGTCACACTCTTGAGGAAATTGCCTTTGAAAAGGCCGGCATTATCAAACCTGGTGTGCCTCTGATCACCGGAGTCAATCAGCCCCAGGTTGTCGAATTGTGTGATCGTCGTGCAGAAACTCTGAATGCACCCCGAGTCAGACTGGAGAGGGAACTTCAGGTCGTCGTCCGGTCATCATTTCGGAATGGCCAGATTGTTTCGGTTACAACTCCCCATCAGCAGCATGAGTCACTGGAATTGACACTGACAGGCACTCACCAGGCGAAAAACGCGGCACTGGCCGTCGCCGTTGCGGATCATCTGTCGACGTCGGATGCACGAATCACGACGTCAACGATTCGCTGCGGACTGCAGCAGACTGTGTGGCCGCTGAGATTTGAAGTGATTCCAGGTTTGCCGGTCATCATTCTGGACGCTGCACACAATCCGGCTGCGGCAGTCGCCGTGATTGACACATTGAATAACGGTCTGTGGCCCGAACGACCGCGTGTCCTGGTCTTCGGAGCCAGCCGTGACAAAGATGTCCGAAAAATGCTGGCAGTTCTGCTTCCTCATTTTGACCATGCAATCCTGACTCTGATTCGCAGCAGTCCACGAAGCTGCCCGACCAAAGAACTGACAGCAATGGCCGCCGACATTAGAAGTCCGACCACAATTCAAACCGCAGAATCCGCAGAAAAGTCGCTGCAACTTGCCCAATCGGCGGCCGGCTCTGCCGGTCTGATCTGTGTCACCGGATCTGTCTTTCTGGCTGCTGAGTGCCATGGGTGTCAACCGGGCCACGGAAATTCAGACAGATCGAACACAAATCCCTGA
- a CDS encoding ABC transporter ATP-binding protein translates to MVAQDNVIEIRNLSKVYRDFWGRKKVQAVKSLSLDVKRGEVFGLLGPNGSGKTTTIKMLLGLLFPTSGMIRILGRNAADVEKNQRIGYLPEESYLYKFLNADETLDFYGQLFKIPARERAERADRLIKTVGLDMARRRQLKEYSKGMTRRIGLAQALINNPELVLLDEPTSGLDPIGTREMKDLILRLRDEGKTVVLCSHQLADVQDVSDRIAVLFQGELKVLGEVEQLLELRNETEIRTGHLSDEAIEEVRAVLAKHTSGKSTFQRPRADLEQLFLETVRQSGERPGRRFTAEEMAATQPTADDTDDSAPSADPGTSEKQD, encoded by the coding sequence ATGGTCGCACAGGACAACGTGATTGAGATCCGCAACCTCTCCAAGGTATATCGTGACTTTTGGGGAAGAAAGAAGGTTCAGGCAGTCAAAAGTCTCAGCCTGGACGTTAAACGCGGTGAAGTATTCGGTCTGCTGGGTCCAAACGGTTCCGGCAAGACGACCACCATCAAAATGCTGCTGGGCCTGCTGTTCCCGACTTCCGGCATGATTCGGATTCTCGGACGCAACGCCGCAGACGTAGAAAAGAACCAGCGAATCGGTTACCTCCCGGAAGAGTCGTATCTTTACAAATTTCTCAACGCCGATGAGACACTCGATTTCTACGGACAGCTGTTCAAGATTCCTGCCAGAGAGCGAGCCGAACGGGCAGACCGACTGATCAAAACGGTGGGCCTGGACATGGCACGCCGGCGTCAGCTGAAAGAATATTCCAAAGGGATGACTCGCCGCATCGGGCTGGCCCAGGCATTGATCAACAACCCGGAACTCGTGCTGCTTGATGAACCGACCAGTGGCCTGGACCCAATCGGTACTCGCGAAATGAAGGATCTGATCCTGCGTCTCCGGGACGAAGGCAAGACGGTCGTGTTGTGCAGTCATCAGCTGGCCGACGTACAGGATGTCAGCGATCGGATTGCCGTACTGTTCCAGGGAGAGCTGAAGGTTCTCGGAGAAGTGGAACAGTTGCTGGAACTTCGAAACGAAACAGAGATTCGTACGGGACATCTCAGCGACGAAGCTATCGAAGAAGTCCGAGCTGTTCTTGCAAAGCACACGTCGGGAAAAAGCACATTCCAGCGACCACGTGCCGACCTGGAACAACTGTTCCTGGAGACAGTTCGTCAAAGTGGCGAACGCCCTGGCCGTCGATTTACTGCTGAGGAAATGGCAGCAACACAACCGACTGCCGACGACACGGATGATTCCGCTCCTTCAGCCGATCCTGGCACCAGTGAGAAGCAGGACTAA